A single Triticum dicoccoides isolate Atlit2015 ecotype Zavitan chromosome 2A, WEW_v2.0, whole genome shotgun sequence DNA region contains:
- the LOC119353873 gene encoding phosphatidylinositol glycan anchor biosynthesis class U protein-like, which translates to MAIRHYWSMAVAAVGFRLVLVLFGGDLHLASRPEVSTPLTSLRRLAEGYWLKQASMSPYSGSMYHGSPLLLSVLGPLTSKRSGGHHSHIYCSLVFVAVDFIAAMLIRSTGRTLQMARNRSLKSLDLRKSVNNSVNVSAGDTASLIYLWNPWTIITCVGSCTSPIENLMVVIMLHGACSRLAPLAAFGYVMATHLSLYPAILILPVALLLGYGPDTPPTKVFLQKGLSANKIDMSDNGKGTSQKGFGQFSWKPILHFILWVFIWSCYVLLLNSIILNKVGGLQEMFEKTYGFILTVKDLSPNIGVLWYFFAEVFDFFRSFFLIVFNMNIIFMVLPLAIRLKHRPCFLAFVYTAIVAMLKSYPSAGDSALYLGLLGLFANELAEMQFTFFLFFGYIGVSLLSPVMHNLWIWRGTGNANFYFATGLAYTCLQTVLVVETVSSMIKHDRKLRLLTKA; encoded by the exons ATGGCGATCCGACACTACTGGTCGATGGCTGTCGCAGCCGTTGGGTTCCGCCTCGTTCTGGTGCTCTTCGGCGGAGACCTCCACCTTGCATCCCGCCCGGAGGTCTCCACCCCCCTCACGTCCCTCCGCCGCC TGGCAGAAGGTTACTGGCTGAAGCAGGCGTCCATGTCACCCTATTCCG GTTCGATGTATCATGGTTCCCCTTTGCTTCTATCAGTTCTTGGTCCGCTAACCAGCAAAAG GTCAGGTGGACACCATTCTCATATATATTGCAG TTTGGTTTTTGTGGCTGTAGATTTTATAGCTGCTATGCTCATTCGATCAACTGGGCGTACACTCCAAATGGCACGTAACAGAAGTTTGAAGTCTCTTGACCTCAGAAAATCAGTGAACAATTCTG TGAACGTAAGCGCAGGAGACACTGCTTCTCTAATATATCTGTGGAACCCTTGGACAATAATCACCTGTGTGGGTTCATGTACATCACCAATTGAGAATTTAATGGTCGTGATAATGTTACATGGAGCCTGTTCAC GTCTTGCGCCGCTTGCTGCATTTGGATATGTTATGGCAACACACCTTTCtctttatcctgcaattctcattcTACCT GTTGCTCTTTTATTGGGTTATGGTCCAGATACTCCTCCAACTAAAGTATTTCTTCAAAAAGGCTTGAGTGCCAATAAAATTGACATGTCAGATAATGGAAAAGGTACTAGCCAAAAAGGTTTTGGACAATTCTCATGGAAACCAATACTTCACTTCATATTGTGGGTGTTTATCTGGTCATGTTATGTGCTGTTATTGAACAGCATTATTCTAAATAAAGTGGGTGGCCTTCAGGAGATGTTTGAAAA GACATATGGTTTTATCCTTACAGTGAAAGATTTATCACCAAATATTGGTGTGTTATG GTATTTCTTTGCCGAAGTCTTCGACTTCTTCAGAAGCTTCTTTCTTATAGTCTTTAATATGAACATCATTTTTATGGTCTTGCCATTGGCTATCCGTTTGAAGCATCGGCCGTGCTTCCTTGCCTTTGTTTACACAGCAATTGTTGCAATGCTGAAATCTTATCCCTCG GCTGGAGATTCAGCTCTATATCTAGGACTTCTAGGCCTATTCGCCAATGAATTAGCGG AGATGCAGTTCACCTTCTTCTTGTTTTTTGGATATATTGGAGTCTCTCTCCTTAGCCCTGTCATGCATAACCTATGGATCTggagg GGTACTGGTAACGCAAATTTCTACTTCGCGACTGGTTTAGCTTATACCTGCCTTCAG ACCGTGTTGGTTGTAGAGACTGTAAGTTCAATGATAAAGCATGACAGGAAACTAAGGCTACTTACAAAAGCCTAA